GCTGGCGACGGTGCTGGCCGCCCGGCACAACTGCGCCCACCCGGACGGTCCACTGCCCTGCGGCGAGTGCGCCTCGTGCCGGGCGGCAGCGCTGGGCGTCCATCCCGACGTGCTGGTTCTCTCGGCCCGCACCGTCACCAGCACCGGCAAGGCGGCGCGGCGCAAGATCATCCCCATCGGCGCGGTGCTCTCAGCCCGCGACCAGGGCAAGGACTACGAGCAGCACGTCTACGAGTTCCTGGAAGTGCGGCCCACCTACCGGCGGCGCACTGTGATCATCGACGGAGCCGAGCATCTCAACCCCGAGGCCGCCAACGCACTGCTCAAACTCATCGAGGAGCCGCCGCACCGCGCCCTGTTCGTCTTGCTGGCCGAGGACCTGCGCTCGGTGATTCCCACCCTGGTCAGCCGCGCCAGCCGCCTGAACGTGCCGCCCGTGCCAGACACCGAGCTGGCGCGGCTGCTGACTGATGGGCACCAGCCTGGAGACGGGGCGCTGCTGGCCTTCGCCGCCGGACGCGCCGGACTGCTGAGCGATCTGGACGCCGTGCGGACCGCTCTGAACGACGCCCGCCAGCTCACCGGAGCGCTGCAAGAAGGGCTGTGGCCCGCGCTGGAAGCCGCTGCCGCCCTGGAAAAGACCTTCTCGCCCGCACTGCACCCGGAAGCGCTGCGCTTCGTCTGGAGAGACGAACCGGGCACGGTGCGGGCCGCCGCCGACACGGCGCTCGAAGCCCTGCAAGAAGCGCTGGAAGCCTACGCCAATCCGGGCCTGAGTTTTCAGGTGTTTGCCCTGACGCTGCGCGACGCCTTCGGAGAAGCGGGCTGAGACGGTCAACGCAGGCCACCCATCCCGCCGCAGCATGCTACCCTCTGGCCCATGCCTTCAGGCCGGACCCTCGTCAAAATCTGTGGCACCACCACCCTTGGCGACGCGCTAAACGCTGCCGAGGCGGGCGCGGACGCCGTTGGCCTGATCTTTGCGCCGGTCAGCAAGCGGCTCGTTGCACCTGCGCTGGCCCGCGAGATCTCGCTGTCAGTGGGACCGGGAGTGGGCCGGGTCGGGGTCTTTCTAAATCAGAGCGTGGCCGAGGTACTGCAGCTGGCAGACGCGGCCCGCGTGTCCGCAGTTCAGGTTCACGGAGAATTTTCAGGCCCCGAACTCGCGGAACTGGCCGGGTTCTATCCGGTCCTGCGGGTGGTTTCGCCGCAAACACTGACCTATCACTTTGAAGCGCCGCTGCCGCCCCACGTCACCTTGATGCTCGACGCGCCGCAACCGGGCAGTGGGCAGCCGCTCGACTGGGCCGCACTCGCGCCGCACTTTCCAGCGGGCGGGTGGCTGGCGGGTGGGCTGGGACCACACAACGTGGCGCAGGCGATCAGCGCCCTTCATCCCGCCGGGGTAGACGCGGTGAGCGCCCTGGAACAGTGGCCTGGGATCAAGGACCCGGCGCGGGTATGGGCTTTCGTGGCCGCCGCACAGCAGGCCGATGCGCGTCTGGACGCAGCAAAACCAGGAGCGGTGGGCTGTTAAACAAAAGTTATCCACAGTTTGCCGTTTCACTGTGGATAACTTTGGAAGGTTCCAGAGCACCTCAAAAAGCCTGCTCCATCGCGTCTGAGACGGCCTAGGCCGCTCCTGGCCCGGTGGCCCTCAAACAGGTTATCCACAAGTTATCCACAGACCCTGTGGAAAAGCCTGTGGATAACTTTGAACCTTATTGATATGGGTTGGGGGTCAGCGGCGGCGCAGCAGCGCCCAGACCCCCGGTAGCAGCGCGGCGGCCAGCGCCAGCTTGATCAGGTCGCCGGGCAGAAAGGGGATCAGGCCCGCGCCGAGCAACGCCTGACCGTGCAGACCAGTCAGCGCACCCAGC
This portion of the Deinococcus rubellus genome encodes:
- a CDS encoding DNA polymerase III produces the protein MTLIRPDLPHLPASHAALMAQLALPQSNAWLLTGPARVGKRALATVLAARHNCAHPDGPLPCGECASCRAAALGVHPDVLVLSARTVTSTGKAARRKIIPIGAVLSARDQGKDYEQHVYEFLEVRPTYRRRTVIIDGAEHLNPEAANALLKLIEEPPHRALFVLLAEDLRSVIPTLVSRASRLNVPPVPDTELARLLTDGHQPGDGALLAFAAGRAGLLSDLDAVRTALNDARQLTGALQEGLWPALEAAAALEKTFSPALHPEALRFVWRDEPGTVRAAADTALEALQEALEAYANPGLSFQVFALTLRDAFGEAG
- a CDS encoding phosphoribosylanthranilate isomerase encodes the protein MPSGRTLVKICGTTTLGDALNAAEAGADAVGLIFAPVSKRLVAPALAREISLSVGPGVGRVGVFLNQSVAEVLQLADAARVSAVQVHGEFSGPELAELAGFYPVLRVVSPQTLTYHFEAPLPPHVTLMLDAPQPGSGQPLDWAALAPHFPAGGWLAGGLGPHNVAQAISALHPAGVDAVSALEQWPGIKDPARVWAFVAAAQQADARLDAAKPGAVGC